The Oryza brachyantha chromosome 7, ObraRS2, whole genome shotgun sequence genomic interval tcctctcctccctcgtCCTCCCCCGCCGCGAGCGCGCGAAGCAGCCGGCCGCGAACGCTGCGGCGgtgcggagggaggcggcggagaaggaggcggaggcggagaggcAGCTGGTGGGGTGCGCGGTGCCGCTGTTCCGGCCGTACGTGGCGCAGCTGCCGTGGCACGGCGGGACGCGGGCGTGGCTGTCGCGGATGTTCCCGCGCTACGGCCACTACTGCGGCCCCAACTGGTCGAGCGGCAAGGAGGCCGGCTCCGTGCTCTGGGACCGCCGCCCCCTCGACCACCTCGACTTCTGCTGCTACTGCCACGACATGGCCTACGACACCCACGACCAGGCCCagctcctccgcgccgacctCGCCTTCCTCCGCTGCCTCCAGACCAGCCGCCAGACccgcgccgtcgacggcgtcgccgccgccgccgtctacCGCTCCATGTGCATCTTCGGTCAGCTCTCcacccaccccccccccccccaaataAATCCAACACACGCCCATTGCGTATTCCAATGCGTTCATGCGTTTGCAGGGCTTAAGACGATCCTGATACCTTACCGGACGAACCTGGTGCGGCTGCAGACCGGGCCCAACTACGCCGACGCCTTCGCCGACTTCGTCAAGAGgatcgcgtcgtcgtcggggaggcccgccggcggcgacaagcaGAGGCTGTGAGATTGCTTCTGCGATCGCGGTGGCGCCGAATCCCCCAACTAATTGGGGGAAATTGGGGATTGAGGTCGTAGTGCCCTAATTGTGCATAGCTCGAGTTTTGATTCGATCGAGGAGGTGAGggataatatgtatatatatcctcTTCTAATTGTAGTTTCTGATGAGAAACATTGGGATTGGGGCTTTTTTTTCACTGTGAATATAGCTTAGCACATGATTGATTATGTCAATTGTATCAAAATGTGGGCTTCATAACACAATGCAATTATGCAGCATGATTTTGCTTTGGTTGAAGGCAAAATCTGTTCTGAAAGGACCGAAATTTTTTAAGATCCACTAGCACCAAATATTCTCGTTTGACATTCAGCATTATCTGAACTTCAGTTCCAATGTTCCAGTCCTTAAGCAAATACGTAGTGATTTTCTAGctttacctaaatttatcgattaatgaatatatatgatttatatatatgtctaaattcattagcatccatagaTAATGAATCTAGTCTGCTGCTATGCGACAGAATAGAAGAGgctatgtattaatgtatgTATGTTTAAACTTAAAACTCTTCGTATTTCATTTCATCGAAGTTTTGTTCCGATGGGCTTTAGAATTCAGCCCTGTTCGATGGATCGCTAATCTACCAGACTATACATGAAGATAAATTACTCTATGTACTTATTTATATAAGTTGCATACAATTATACGTATGTTAGAAGAAGGATCTAGCTTCTCACATAAGCATGTGGAAACAATCTGGGGAAGTAAGTCTGCTTCGCCTTGACAATAGCCCAGTAGAGAAAGAAGCAAGGGATATGAGCAATGGCCATAGCGAGATACCTGCAGGgaaataatttgtgttgtgaggacaacaaaacaaaattaagcaACAGCATAATTGGTGTTGTGAGGACAACAAaattgatggatggatggatggatggtttGATAAACTGAGGTGAGCAACAGCATACCATAGAGGAGCGCCAGATGATGAAAGGTCAAGAAATGGGTATGGCCACCTGGAGAATATGGAAAAATGATTTACAACACTATAGgtaaaactcaaaaaaatagaaaaactctTTCTTACTGTGCGCAACAACACACAAGCCCCTGTTTCAAACTCACACTTGAAATAATGCacatattagaaatataagtgTATTTTATTAGGAAATTGCTATGCGTACAATTAAGTTGTGCTACGTACGGCTAAATTGATCAACGGCTGCAGTGTCACTCCTTTAATTGATTGATGGCTGCATGTTTTTAGTCGTAGAACTTGGTCGTAATATAGCAGCGCTGATTTTATTGTGATATGGCTTTACAAATTTGAGCACAAACGGTTTTGCATCtctattaataaaaaccaAACGTGATCAGAACGCTCATACATGTACAAAATGGTCCAAGAGAAGCAATAAATTTCACTGATAGGTAGGAATGGTGGGTAGAGTATAGATCTCTAGCGTTAATTGTCACGTGGTCATGATCTGTTCAGAACGTACATGTCCATACTCCATATCTCTTTGATAAACCCTGGCATATGGGCATGGAAATGCCGCAATGACCATGTACAACCTATTGCAGCATTCTACAGAACCTCTCTActttatattgtattttttaaaaaacatctagTGCCagttctccctttttcttgaAGTATCAATGTGATTTGAATACACAAACGACATTCTAActtttcatctttttcttacTGGACGCTCTATAACATGGCAAACTGAAGGCACTCAAGGGATTCCATTACAATGCAGTAAGTAAACGGCAGCAGAGGGGATAACTTACCAGGATATAGCTCCAGAAGCATGAAGGACCCATTGGAAGGTTACATAGGCACAGCTCCAAAATACAAAGAAAGCCAAGCGGTACCAGGGGAAGGGCTGAAAGGAGTGAAAACagtcaagtttaaaataatcaaaccAACCAAGGCAAAAGGCATGACAATATGACTTAGTCTTACCATATTGTTGAGAAATGTATCAATCAGTAGAAAAACAGCATTAAGAGTGTGCATGCCATCAGTAACCTACATGAAATTTTAAAGGACAAGGTCagccaaaaatataaaacaattcTTTATTTCACCAGCTACAACCCCTGGCTGTTCATTACTATTAGATGGTCTATGCTTTAATACTACTagcatattaaattttgtcaCAGACCATGGGTTTGGATTTTGCAATGTGATTCATATAGCTCAGTATAGCAAGTACTATGCACCACTGGAACATAATAAGGGTTGTCAATAAAACTGATTTACTCTTCAAGCAGAATAAACATCCTGAAATTACATACAAAGGCAAGCCCAAACTTGTCACGGTAAAAGAATGGCACGAGAAGTCCCCAAAATGTCAGATCAGTCAGCATTGCCGCACCTGCACTAGTCTGCAAAACAGGCAGCAGCATGATATAGTTTGTTAGCGCAGAAGCTCAGTACCCATGGTGCAGGCAGAAAGATCttagaaaaggaaagaaggaaataaggtaaaaaaacagcgaaagaaaagaaaaggtgacTAAAATACAATAAGTTTGAGCATGGTAGATTGTGTTGATTGCTAAATAACATGGATAACATAAAACGTAGCTATGGCATTAGATTAGTTTTTTGAGCTGAATAGTCCCAAGCAACCAGGTGATGAACTTGCTCTAGCTTAGCACATGCACATGATTCaaatagagtaaatttcacgaAACTACATATATCATGGTTCAAGTTGCACAAAACCATATGGGTTGTGACGTGTGGCACATAACCCTGCATATTATGATTTTTGACAAAACCACACCATTAACCAATTGAACTTAATactatatcaaaataaaaatgcataATCTTAGGTGActacaacatatatatgatgtgtcaaagaaaatataaatttgatataaatttatacgtaATCTTGTAACCCTTAATTACGGTggagtaaataataattggtcaGAAGCGTGGTTTTATGAAACTCAATGGCCATAATACATGTGGTTATGTGTCACATAGCAAAAATCCTGTGGTTTTGTGAAACTTGGTTTATAGTACCCATgcttttgtgaaatttactcattaAATAATAATCGGTCAGAAGTGTGGTTTTATGGGACTCAATGGCCATAATACCTGTGGTTATGTGCCACGTAACAAAAACCCTGTGGTTTTGTGAAACTTGGTCCATGGTACCCATGGTTTTGTGAAGTTTACTCAAATCAAATATGACATCAGGTGTTACTAATGTgtataaatttcataaaaccaGTAGCGATTTAGAATGTCAGTATTGTAACCAAAGCACATAGTATGTCCATACTTGGAATTCCAGAAGGGCATGTGAATTCAAACCTGGTAAATGATTTGCATGCAACGTCCCCATAATCCAGCTCTTCTCTCATTTGCTATATGTTCATGATAGTTTGTGATGTTCTCCTCATCCCTTTTAGTCTCTTCAGAAGAAGCGGAAAAGTCACGATTTTCCTCACCATCGTTAAGAAATTCATGGGATTCGTCAGCTTCCTTCAAGTCATTCTTTGAGTAAACCCAACATCCATGAGCTGATATAGCAGTTGCAAACTAAGAATAGTACACACAAAATCAGTGAAGGCATCAAACATCAGGCAAGCTAGAAATAATAACGAGGATaggatataaaaatatataaacacataagTAAGCACacccaaaagaaaaggctGCACAAACAATTTGGGATCAGAGAACATACCGCAAAATATATCACGACTAATAAAAATGTCCACCTGCAAATTCAAGGGAGAATTAAAGTCAAAAGCGCAGTTAGGAGCCTCTAAGGAAAAGGGAAGTTAGGAAATAATCCAATCAAGAGTCGGAATACAAACAACAATAAGTGGGCTGATCAACTGATCAACCGCATGCCTTTTAAGTTCTAAATCAACCACTGCAATAGTATTTAAAGCATTAGAGAGATCCATTCGTCTGGCACGACCGCACGAGGCAATTAGTTCAGTGTGGTCAAACCAAAAGCAGAAAGCTCCAAATCTGAGATACTGTGAACAGCCAGTGTCAGCTTATCAATATGCAAATAAACTTACGCACTTTATCCAATCCAGCTATGTGAAAGCACGCTTTGAACAATTCCTGCTGGTTAAACGTAATTTGTATACCACAAACACGCTCGCGTATCCACGACGAAGATCTTTGTCATATCTGTTCGTACGAACGAtgtgtgcgatgtttgtctcGACTATTCGAGGGAATTAAGATCAGGtattggaggaggaggaggtcgtaCTGGgtgtagaagaagaagaggtcgATGCCACGGCCGACGATGAGGCGGACGaggagcgcgacggcggcggctagggcgAAGGCGCGGTAGCCGAGGAGCCAGCCCGGGTGGAGGCGCGCCCAGCAGGGGACCCACAGGTCGGTCGCGCGgaggggcgccgccgccctgcgcAGGTGCgggagcagcgccgccgcggccgccgtcggcAGCACGATGAGGGCGCCGCATACGAAGACCTGCCACCGCAGCCAGTACGCCGGCGTCTCCGCCGACATCCCCCCTGCGCCGACGTCCTCCCCAGGCGCCGGTAGCGGTGGTTGACCTTGCTCGCTTCGCTCCCGCGCGCGGGCGCCCAGCAGGAGTAGCAGcgacgggggaggaggaggagcgagcGAGTGCGAGGCGGGGGATTTGGGGTAGTTGAGTTGGTGCCGGGTGCGGGGGCGCTGCGGCTACGTCGgcacgatgacgacgacgaccgcgagGCGCAGTCGCAGTCGCAGTCGCGGTCGCGGTGAGGCCGAAGTAGACGCCGAGACGGAGATTGGAGGGAAACCGTGTGATCTAGCTCTTTTGGAGttaagaaaaacaattaaagttatttagtaatttaataaataacttattaTGTAATTGAtgtggttgattttttatttgcggTTTGATCTTtcgtattattcatattttttattcaaatatgtaaaattataaatcatacttaaaattattttattagtaaatcaaatcataacaaaacaatcaataattatatatatattttttgaatatgacAAAGTATCAAAcgttattaaatatagatctaaaagtcaacgacgtcaattAAAAAACGAAGAGAGTATACTACTATAGAAATATGTAAGAAAAGtttaacttctataagttaGAAATATAAATGTCTCTAGATATGCTTATCATGAACATAGTTTGatttattcgttttattataatataatgatTGAATTTAGATGCACACGATTGTGTGATagatcacatattaatctatttcataaaaaatagttttttataattatttggatGATATGCATGAAACAAGTGGGTATTAACATAAGAGATTACAACCTACGCAAaagcttttgtttatacttattaactaaaatttaaaatttttaaccttaattttagagttgattttaaagttttttcaccatagttaatttttcaacgttgacttttaaagcaataagaatatatataattcttttgGCAAATTAAATATACCGACCAAACAGGCACcccttatatttttctagCACATCTACACTGACAGAGACAATTGTTGTATATAACAGCCTGTATatttaacatatataacaactaaataaaaatagtatagaATAAGTTGTCTATTTAACAGTACGAGTAATGAACGAAAGGACGGtgataaagttttttttttaataatgtcaTGTAGAACGATTAAACGCATAAGCCTGTCTCACTGTTGTCCGTGACAGGAGGCCGCGGTCGTTCTCTCCCCTCGCCtgctgctcgtcgtcgtccaggcGTTCGCATAGCACTATGCAGGCAGGCACTAGCCACTACTGGTGTGGCCACAGGAATGCCACTATGGCGCCGGCCGGGTACGTGAGAACGTTAGGTGGTGTAGTGTACACAAATCTTCTGCCCCGACTTGCTTTGAGGACACTGCTTGGTCACTATGATGAGGGCAATTTCTTCTGGAGATCATTCAGACCCAGGTTGGACATACGTATtcgtaaacaaaaaataatttatatataaaaattttatatacgtatttttagtaatatatgttgaaaaataaactttgataataaatctcaaaataaattataaatttaaaactgaaaatttaaattatggcaCATAAGAATAAGGAAAAAGATGGAAGCGTAAAGTTTTGCTCGTACGTTGAGGTTGCCTACCCCTTCGCCAGTTGCATGCAAAACAGGATGACTCTGATTGATTAAATTGTAGcttaaaaacattaaaatagattaatctaattCTTAAAGCAATTCTtttcatagatttttttttctagaacatAACTTTTAGTAGTAGCTATGAGACAGTGGTTGTGGAAGTGAGCAGAACTTGAAAATGTGTACTTTCGAACACAGAATAAGAGCCCCTCCATGATGAGGCCAAAATCGAACAGTGCGCGAAAAAACGCAAATACCATCAGCACAGTGTGGGTATAGATGTTTGCCTGTTACATGAAGAAAAATGACCACAAAAAATATGGGGTATTTAAGAATTTGTCGgtgcccaaaaaaaaaggatttatCGGTATTATAAGTGAGTCGTTGACACTTGATTTATGTGTCTATAGATGGATCTAGAGCTTACGTGTCACGTGTTATAGccaaaaaaaagtaacaaattattaaataagatacTGTAGCtgatgataaataattaaatgcgTCCCAAATTGTGTGGCTGACTACAAAGATCGTTTGTTGCCAAGGAATTGGACATGGCCGTTGGAACACCCATTGCAAGGGGGAGCGGGGATGATTCAGAGATTGTTTCTTTCCGTTGGTCGCACAAATTACATCGCAGTCGCTGATAGCAAACCGAACTTTTCTTCGTCTTTCATGGACTGCAGTAGTCGAGACAGGAATATCTACTGGAGCTGCCCTAAAGAGCATCAACCAAAAAACTGGCGTAGATTTGCTGTTCATTTGGATTATGCTCCTCGGTTTTGTCTTGCGGTTTTATATCATGGGACGTTTtagctatataaaaatttatcaattattaatattatatatatatatatatatctgaatTTATTACTCATGTATAATCTAGGCTTTCGGAGTGACCATTACCCAACAAGCGATGTCAATCGAGTAGAACGATAGTAAGATTGCTCAAGGCCTCGTGATTAACAGAAGCTTGAGAGCGTATTGTTTGGCTAGTATTCTAAAGAGAGAGCCTAGATTCGAGCGCAATAGCGCATAAGCAATCTCATTCATGGTGGATTCAAATAATTGTCAATCTGCTCAGAGAAACACAATGCGTATCAcgtttggggaaaaaaaaatccttttggGCTTATTACTGCTTACAGAGTCGGACGCGTAACTTTCATTTACCATAGTCAGTGCATGGACATGCAAACATGGAGAAGTAATGTGAAATACTCCTGACTTCTAAACAACTATTTCAGTAGTATTTCCATCGGACAGTCTATTCTAGTGGCAGCTCACTGCTCATAGCATTGTACTCTTAATTAGGTCAAATGATGATTTTTCTGGATCAGTTTGCCGTATCAACATTAAAGAAACCAGAATGCTTGTCTCATGATGCCCATTATCGGTAAATGTTGGAATATTTGAGTATTAATCTCAAAAGGACCAACCGGTATAACAGTCCAACTGCAAATACAGAGTGCCTgaccagaaaaaaataacaacaaataaCAGGTACCTGCCAACAAAGTTAACgtcattttatatttactcTGAAACATAAAGATAATTGTAATAAAAGGATATGTGTTTCCATGAaaacagaaatatatatattcctatcCCTTAACTCTTGGCTCGGTTAATTTCCATCTCTCAACTacaaaacctaaaaataaacattccTTGAGTCTCATGTAAGGGAGAGGCCACATGTAGGATATAGAATGAACAATAGGCCTACAAAACGAAAAGTGGACTAAGTCCCAAAAGACTTCATCTTTGACTCATGTTGTTTGTCCCACAGAGACTttgtatttttagcaattatGGCATTGGAGTTTGGTAAAGTATGAGACAAATACATTgggatttaaaaaattagggATAAATGCATTTGGATTTGAAAAGGTGAAGGACATTTCAGTCtttatagttttgtatatgtatatatgaggTAGGCTAAAAATGAAGTCTTAGATGACCAACCATGATCCTCACTGTGAATTAATGACCAATCTtatttggtgttgattttgacCACCAAATACGGGTGGAGGAACGGGTTTTGCCAGGATTTGTGAATTGATGGACAGATTTTACCTGATTTTGTAATTGATGGACAAAAACTAAACCAAGTCGAGTATTGAGGAGTgggaaataaatatttgaatttaaaaaattggccCCAGAGTAAACAGAGCCTACCTGTTAACGTTTGACCCATTGGAAGCTCTTTCTTGCTTTTGCCTTTCCAGGCTTTTTCCTTTCAACAACTCGTGAGTCCCTTGTCAAATATCCAGCTGTTTCAGGGAAATATAAACGCATTGGTAAAAGTTTTAGTAGATAATACACAAATGGGAAAGGGTAGCAAGGTAACAAATTTGCTagaatatacttttattttgcATGGTTGCTACATGGGGTGAAATAATGCTCAAACAATCTCAATATTCAAAGTGTGAGCTGTGAATCATCAACTAGAGGGGTAAAAGTCATCTATTTTACCTGCTTTGAGGTATGGTCGTAGTCCTGGTTCCCAATTCTGCAAGGCCCTGCTGATACCGAGCCGGATAGCTCCGACTTGCCCTGCACTcgcagaaaataaattaaatcaggGAGATGGCTTCCATAGCCTATCTGCAAAATCAAGCAAGTAGAAACATGCAGCGTCTAATAGTAAATGCATATAGGTTAGAAAAATCACACTGTATAAAAGTAATAACTAAAGATTTAAGGAATCCAGCAGCAGCATTGAGGTGTTAAACTATGGTGCTTTGGATAGTTACAGCTGACAAGCCAGTCAAGCCTACAGTAGCAAAAATGTTTAATAGACAACCTAGAAATACATTGCACGGTAGCAAATACATGCACTGGCACTGAAAGATGCACCGTTAAGAATTATGCAAGAACGTGAAATATGGCATATATTCCATATCTCATAGTTATAATGCagaactcaaaagattcatgcgTGCATAACACATAGGTTGCTTAATGCAGAAAACACTTCCATATAACATCAAAAGCAATTTATCATCCCCGTCTCTggaaaattattataaaataccaCGCTCATATCACACTAACATAAGAATACAAGTACCTTAATCATTGAGAGATCGTGAAGAGAAATTGTAAAGAAATTAACACTAACCTGAGACACCACCACCTTTCACAGTACAGGTAACATC includes:
- the LOC121054971 gene encoding uncharacterized protein LOC121054971 — encoded protein: MEVAASPPPSKPPPLRLALNPAALLRRPHPAASPAAGEAPPPAPRPLGVDRLISFLSSLVLPRRERAKQPAANAAAVRREAAEKEAEAERQLVGCAVPLFRPYVAQLPWHGGTRAWLSRMFPRYGHYCGPNWSSGKEAGSVLWDRRPLDHLDFCCYCHDMAYDTHDQAQLLRADLAFLRCLQTSRQTRAVDGVAAAAVYRSMCIFGLKTILIPYRTNLVRLQTGPNYADAFADFVKRIASSSGRPAGGDKQRL
- the LOC102716336 gene encoding uncharacterized protein LOC102716336, giving the protein MSAETPAYWLRWQVFVCGALIVLPTAAAAALLPHLRRAAAPLRATDLWVPCWARLHPGWLLGYRAFALAAAVALLVRLIVGRGIDLFFFYTQWTFLLVVIYFAFATAISAHGCWVYSKNDLKEADESHEFLNDGEENRDFSASSEETKRDEENITNYHEHIANERRAGLWGRCMQIIYQTSAGAAMLTDLTFWGLLVPFFYRDKFGLAFVTDGMHTLNAVFLLIDTFLNNMPFPWYRLAFFVFWSCAYVTFQWVLHASGAISWWPYPFLDLSSSGAPLWYLAMAIAHIPCFFLYWAIVKAKQTYFPRLFPHAYVRS